The bacterium genome includes a window with the following:
- a CDS encoding DUF2232 domain-containing protein translates to MISRKEAVIQSAVAALFSGGLYSLSLVVPAGMAAALFCPLPLALLAWRGTAANAALMAVMSAALISFFAPAEAIAYFAQFGLGAFIIGYGVKKGWTPEKTIGGFAAISCFATLLLLAVLANSASQPPGEFIAAVAGEWKAQIGKTFSEELSEISADEVALFQERLESAAAFVVRSFPGILAALSLMVGWANTMLLRSVLKKREEVLTDWRLMRLPANLIWVLIASGALTALGEGELRDAGINILIPVATVYFFQGIAIVHFLFETRKTPRLISWPVYAIIILNMPVAPIMVAALGAFDLWADFRSRIVPPAVN, encoded by the coding sequence TTGATTTCCCGCAAGGAAGCCGTTATCCAGAGCGCTGTGGCGGCGCTTTTCTCGGGAGGGCTTTATTCCCTCTCCCTCGTGGTTCCCGCGGGGATGGCCGCCGCGCTCTTTTGTCCTCTTCCGCTCGCCCTTCTGGCGTGGAGAGGCACTGCCGCGAATGCGGCGCTGATGGCGGTTATGTCCGCCGCCCTCATCTCGTTCTTCGCGCCGGCGGAAGCGATAGCCTACTTCGCGCAGTTCGGGCTGGGGGCTTTTATAATCGGTTACGGCGTCAAAAAGGGGTGGACGCCGGAAAAAACCATAGGCGGATTCGCCGCAATATCCTGCTTCGCCACCCTGCTCCTCCTGGCGGTGCTGGCCAACTCGGCCTCGCAGCCTCCCGGAGAGTTTATCGCAGCCGTGGCGGGGGAATGGAAAGCTCAGATCGGGAAGACCTTTTCGGAGGAACTCTCCGAAATATCCGCCGACGAGGTAGCTCTCTTTCAGGAGAGGCTGGAATCGGCGGCGGCCTTCGTGGTCCGCAGCTTTCCCGGAATACTGGCGGCGCTCTCGCTGATGGTGGGCTGGGCGAACACCATGCTGCTCCGCTCGGTTTTGAAAAAACGTGAAGAAGTCCTGACGGACTGGCGGCTTATGAGGCTCCCGGCGAATCTGATCTGGGTTCTCATAGCCTCCGGGGCGCTGACGGCGCTCGGTGAAGGCGAGCTTCGGGACGCGGGGATAAACATCCTAATCCCGGTGGCGACGGTTTACTTCTTTCAGGGTATCGCAATCGTCCATTTTCTCTTTGAGACGCGCAAAACCCCGCGACTCATAAGCTGGCCGGTGTATGCGATAATAATACTCAACATGCCCGTCGCGCCCATTATGGTCGCGGCGCTC
- the rpsR gene encoding 30S ribosomal protein S18: MAFKRGRRRKVCRFCAHPDMPLTYKEPLLLNQFITDRGKIVPCRISGTCSFHQRVLALEIKRARNVALLPFTSNLSG; the protein is encoded by the coding sequence ATGGCTTTCAAACGCGGACGTCGCCGTAAGGTTTGCCGCTTTTGCGCACACCCCGATATGCCCCTTACCTACAAGGAGCCGCTGCTCCTCAACCAGTTCATCACCGATCGCGGCAAGATAGTGCCCTGCCGCATCAGCGGAACCTGCTCTTTCCACCAGAGAGTTCTGGCTCTTGAGATTAAACGCGCCCGCAACGTGGCGCTGCTTCCCTTCACGAGCAACCTTTCGGGTTGA
- the rpsF gene encoding 30S ribosomal protein S6, with the protein MPTPWRKYEILILMDPNLGTEGTEDLINRCRGFVIDAGGRMLKTERWGIRDTAFEVKRQKKAWYLLLEFAGEGSVATSMARQLNLLDVVIKFQAVKLAEGIDPSTLPEIEEQVSAVAPSKPPVLPDLIKDEEEEEEDEFAGEDEN; encoded by the coding sequence ATGCCGACACCCTGGAGAAAGTACGAAATTCTCATCCTGATGGATCCCAATCTGGGCACCGAAGGGACCGAGGACCTCATCAACCGTTGCCGAGGCTTCGTCATCGACGCCGGAGGCAGGATGCTCAAGACCGAACGCTGGGGCATCCGCGACACGGCTTTTGAGGTCAAGCGTCAGAAGAAAGCCTGGTACCTCCTGCTCGAATTCGCGGGCGAGGGCTCCGTCGCCACCAGCATGGCGCGTCAGCTCAACCTTCTGGACGTGGTCATCAAGTTTCAGGCCGTCAAGCTTGCAGAGGGCATCGACCCCTCCACCCTCCCCGAGATCGAGGAGCAGGTCAGCGCCGTTGCCCCCTCGAAGCCTCCCGTTCTCCCCGACCTCATCAAGGATGAAGAGGAAGAGGAAGAAGACGAATTCGCAGGCGAAGACGAAAACTAA
- a CDS encoding TlpA family protein disulfide reductase, producing MKRLSFALALLLAAFYLSPAAMAESLPETTGAVRVGDLAPPFTLETIDGKRDVCVGTKDCPNNVKVLVFWSFFCFPCQDEMPDLENFYRENIDNGVEVIAVGLDGHEYDNFVLPFVKRLGLTMPLTYDTPNQNFFEVSEKYGVVGTPTFFVVDPQNKIRFIQLGRIDPMVLGKIVEAARTQSFCADIVKAPRGGGGKPKADDSK from the coding sequence GTGAAACGGCTTTCTTTCGCCCTTGCTCTCTTGCTTGCGGCATTTTATCTTTCCCCGGCGGCTATGGCGGAATCCCTTCCCGAAACGACCGGAGCGGTGCGCGTGGGCGACCTCGCCCCTCCCTTCACCCTTGAAACCATCGACGGCAAAAGGGATGTCTGCGTCGGCACCAAAGACTGCCCCAACAACGTAAAGGTTCTGGTCTTCTGGAGCTTCTTCTGTTTCCCCTGTCAGGACGAGATGCCCGACCTTGAGAATTTCTACAGGGAAAACATCGACAACGGCGTCGAGGTCATCGCGGTGGGGCTGGACGGCCATGAGTACGACAACTTCGTCTTGCCCTTCGTAAAAAGGCTGGGCTTGACGATGCCCCTTACTTACGACACTCCGAACCAGAACTTTTTCGAGGTGTCGGAAAAATACGGCGTCGTCGGAACCCCCACCTTTTTCGTCGTCGACCCCCAGAACAAGATCAGGTTCATCCAGCTCGGCAGAATCGACCCGATGGTTCTCGGAAAGATCGTCGAGGCTGCCCGCACGCAGTCTTTCTGCGCCGATATAGTGAAAGCGCCGAGAGGGGGCGGAGGAAAGCCGAAAGCCGACGACTCCAAGTAG
- a CDS encoding alpha/beta hydrolase, translating into MGGRFRQPGEDMLFLIHGLGVDHRMWVFQQRRLTRDYHIKAPDLPGFGENPPPENTAFDPLVHLADFVADEIKSSGADKVNLCGYSMGGTLALMVALRNPGLVDSLALVCSSPCWGGGRKWVRGLTLGPLALLSASFLGFGMRAGVYRHLKGEADRNLLLDMLGKADKYFSARLLKSLFAVDLRPRLGEIKVPTLIIGGERDLLAPVSHQRFLHQGIEGSSLALIPGAGHYYCIQKPDDFASRLADFERGIITR; encoded by the coding sequence ATGGGGGGCCGATTCAGGCAGCCTGGTGAAGATATGTTATTTTTAATTCACGGCCTCGGCGTAGACCACAGGATGTGGGTCTTCCAGCAAAGGCGTCTTACTAGAGACTATCACATAAAAGCCCCCGATCTACCAGGATTCGGTGAAAATCCTCCGCCGGAAAATACCGCGTTTGATCCCCTGGTCCACCTCGCGGATTTTGTTGCGGACGAAATCAAAAGCAGCGGTGCGGACAAAGTCAATTTATGCGGTTACTCGATGGGCGGCACTCTCGCGCTGATGGTGGCCCTTCGCAACCCCGGCCTCGTCGATTCTCTGGCGCTCGTCTGCTCCTCCCCCTGCTGGGGGGGAGGGAGGAAGTGGGTCAGGGGGCTGACCCTCGGACCTCTGGCCCTCCTTTCCGCCTCTTTTCTCGGTTTCGGCATGAGGGCGGGAGTCTACAGGCACCTCAAGGGGGAGGCCGACCGAAACCTTCTGCTGGACATGCTGGGCAAGGCGGACAAATATTTTTCGGCGAGACTCCTGAAGTCGCTTTTTGCTGTGGATTTAAGACCCCGCCTCGGCGAAATTAAAGTGCCGACGCTGATAATAGGCGGGGAAAGAGACCTCCTCGCTCCGGTTTCGCACCAACGCTTTCTCCATCAGGGGATTGAGGGCTCCTCGCTCGCCCTGATACCCGGAGCCGGACACTACTACTGCATCCAGAAACCCGACGATTTTGCGTCGCGGCTGGCGGATTTTGAAAGAGGAATTATTACCCGATGA
- the larE gene encoding ATP-dependent sacrificial sulfur transferase LarE, translating to MGEGNEKLSGLDDFFRKAGGALVAFSGGCDSSFLLARAHAVLPERVAGVTVASGFYPPWELGNAKRFADKTGVRHIIVPVHVLGEEKVASNPVDRCYHCKKGIFTRLWEVARSEGMPVLVDGTNASDSRDYRPGSRALLELGVSSPLRDLGITKEEVREFSREMGLPTWNAEPQSCFATRFPYGTRITGEKLFAVQCAEEKLRGLGFANLRLRCHGDLARLEVPEGEVERAAGQLREKVLAIIRECGFKYASIDLGGYRFGSMD from the coding sequence ATGGGAGAGGGAAACGAAAAACTTTCCGGGCTGGACGATTTTTTCAGGAAAGCGGGAGGAGCGCTCGTAGCTTTTTCCGGGGGGTGCGATTCCTCCTTCCTTCTGGCGCGGGCTCACGCGGTATTGCCCGAAAGGGTCGCGGGAGTCACGGTCGCCTCCGGTTTCTACCCGCCGTGGGAGCTTGGGAACGCAAAGAGATTCGCCGATAAGACGGGGGTTCGCCACATTATCGTCCCCGTCCACGTCCTCGGGGAAGAAAAGGTCGCAAGCAACCCGGTGGACCGCTGCTACCACTGCAAAAAGGGGATATTCACCCGACTTTGGGAAGTGGCGCGGTCAGAGGGAATGCCCGTCCTCGTAGACGGGACGAACGCCAGCGACAGCCGCGACTACCGGCCCGGCTCCAGGGCGCTTTTGGAACTGGGGGTTTCAAGCCCCCTTCGGGATTTGGGAATCACAAAGGAAGAGGTGCGGGAATTTTCGAGGGAAATGGGACTCCCCACTTGGAACGCGGAGCCCCAGAGCTGTTTTGCGACAAGATTTCCCTACGGAACGAGGATTACCGGAGAAAAACTTTTTGCTGTACAATGCGCGGAAGAAAAATTGAGGGGGCTCGGTTTCGCAAATCTGCGCCTTCGCTGCCACGGCGACCTCGCCAGGCTCGAAGTGCCGGAGGGAGAGGTCGAAAGGGCCGCGGGGCAGCTTCGGGAAAAGGTCCTTGCGATAATCAGGGAGTGCGGCTTCAAGTACGCCTCGATCGACCTTGGCGGTTACAGATTCGGTTCTATGGACTGA
- the larB gene encoding nickel pincer cofactor biosynthesis protein LarB yields the protein MTPEYLKSLLDRYKTGELDTEFVLDELSKLPFEDIGFAKLDHHRRVRTGYPEVIFGEGKTPGDVADIFGRLAERNSVVLCTRASTEMYHAIKMLTPLAEYHEECRIVEYCSDTVRKVGSVVVISGGTSDQRVAEEAAVVCELFGSAVTRIYDVGVAGIHRLLRHAGAFRRANCIIAVAGMEGALPSVVAGLVDVPVIAVPTSVGYGTAFGGIAPLLTMLNSCATGVSVVNIDNGFGAAVQADMINKLAAGGRQAKKK from the coding sequence GTGACTCCTGAATATCTGAAAAGCCTGCTGGACCGCTACAAGACCGGCGAACTGGACACCGAGTTCGTCCTCGACGAACTCTCCAAGCTTCCTTTCGAGGACATCGGGTTCGCGAAGCTCGACCACCACAGGAGGGTGCGCACCGGCTACCCGGAGGTCATCTTCGGCGAGGGCAAGACCCCCGGCGACGTCGCCGACATCTTCGGCAGGCTGGCCGAACGCAACAGCGTGGTGCTTTGCACCAGAGCCTCCACCGAGATGTATCACGCCATTAAGATGCTTACTCCCCTGGCGGAATACCACGAGGAATGCCGCATCGTGGAATACTGCTCCGACACGGTGCGAAAGGTCGGCTCCGTGGTGGTGATAAGCGGCGGAACCTCCGACCAGAGAGTGGCGGAAGAGGCCGCCGTCGTCTGCGAACTCTTCGGCAGCGCGGTGACGAGGATCTACGACGTGGGAGTGGCGGGGATTCACCGGCTCCTGCGCCACGCGGGCGCCTTCCGCAGGGCCAACTGCATAATAGCCGTCGCGGGGATGGAAGGGGCTCTTCCCTCGGTAGTCGCGGGGCTGGTGGACGTTCCGGTGATAGCCGTTCCCACAAGCGTCGGCTACGGGACCGCTTTCGGCGGCATCGCGCCGCTTCTCACCATGCTGAACAGCTGCGCCACCGGGGTCAGCGTCGTGAACATAGACAACGGTTTCGGCGCTGCGGTGCAGGCCGACATGATAAACAAACTCGCCGCCGGCGGGAGACAAGCCAAAAAGAAATGA
- a CDS encoding LarC family nickel insertion protein has protein sequence MRVLLFDGVAGVSGDMFAGALLDLGADFSFVRESVLSLGIDGLDVTARKVSKGGIAATSFRVIDVRTGQDADYLQEHGHPHRSLSTILELLGSSKADSGVKGHAAEIFRRLGEVEANIHSVPVEEVRFHELGALDTIADVVAGCAAFLSLGAKRAYLAPLALGSGKIRTSHGILPVPAPATLALVKNYNVILSLYEGEETGELTTPTGAALATHFSSPLKAPLEMKVEGIGYGAGKKELSFPNVFRATIGTK, from the coding sequence ATGAGGGTTCTTCTCTTTGACGGGGTCGCGGGGGTCAGCGGAGACATGTTCGCCGGGGCGCTCCTCGACCTCGGAGCGGATTTTTCCTTCGTGCGGGAGAGCGTCCTTTCCCTTGGCATCGACGGGCTGGACGTAACCGCCAGGAAGGTGTCGAAGGGAGGGATCGCCGCCACCTCCTTTAGGGTAATCGACGTAAGGACCGGTCAGGACGCCGATTATCTGCAGGAACACGGCCATCCGCACCGCAGTCTCTCAACCATTCTGGAGCTTCTGGGGTCCTCGAAGGCGGACTCCGGGGTGAAAGGCCACGCGGCGGAGATCTTCCGCCGCCTCGGAGAAGTGGAAGCGAATATCCACTCGGTGCCCGTGGAAGAGGTCCGCTTTCACGAACTCGGGGCGTTGGACACAATCGCGGACGTAGTCGCGGGGTGCGCGGCTTTCCTCTCCCTCGGCGCGAAAAGGGCCTATCTGGCTCCCCTGGCGCTTGGCTCGGGTAAGATCCGCACCTCTCACGGGATTTTGCCGGTGCCCGCGCCGGCCACCCTTGCGCTCGTGAAGAACTACAACGTAATCCTGAGCCTTTACGAGGGCGAGGAGACGGGGGAGTTGACGACGCCTACCGGAGCCGCGCTGGCGACTCACTTCTCGTCGCCTCTGAAAGCGCCGCTGGAGATGAAGGTCGAGGGAATCGGGTACGGCGCGGGTAAAAAGGAACTTTCCTTTCCGAACGTCTTTCGGGCCACCATCGGTACGAAATGA